Proteins encoded within one genomic window of Geotalea daltonii FRC-32:
- a CDS encoding phage tail family protein — MKTALHFACMIMIASLLISGCANSRGLIAKASIGSKQDVFTDVLGKEVPSGKAIADIKFSVKSISSRFPWSYNKHNDPPFTVHLNIDGQATVLETEPVLEKISPIDSNVPESGTGWKYRFSKQIALAPGKHKLRIVLPVDDVIVEQEIVLRDGVNTINLKPIYKKRLLRPYKGESFTAGVKSIEVVIE, encoded by the coding sequence ATGAAAACTGCATTGCATTTTGCATGCATGATCATGATTGCAAGTTTACTGATCAGCGGATGTGCAAACAGCCGGGGGCTGATTGCGAAGGCTTCGATTGGAAGTAAACAGGATGTCTTTACTGACGTGCTTGGTAAGGAGGTCCCGTCGGGTAAAGCTATTGCAGATATCAAATTTTCCGTCAAAAGTATTTCTTCACGGTTCCCATGGTCTTACAACAAGCATAACGACCCTCCATTTACCGTTCATCTGAATATTGATGGTCAGGCAACAGTGCTTGAGACTGAGCCGGTCTTGGAAAAAATATCACCCATTGATTCCAACGTGCCGGAAAGTGGAACGGGCTGGAAATATCGATTCAGTAAGCAGATTGCCCTGGCTCCGGGCAAACACAAGCTAAGGATTGTGCTTCCGGTTGATGATGTAATTGTGGAGCAAGAAATTGTTCTGCGGGATGGTGTAAATACGATCAACTTGAAACCGATATACAAGAAGAGATTACTTCGTCCATATAAAGGTGAAAGTTTTACTGCTGGTGTAAAGTCGATTGAGGTGGTGATTGAATAA
- a CDS encoding aspartate:alanine exchanger family transporter — protein MTKILIDNPLLLLFLVAGIGYPLGRIKIRGSSFGVAAVLFVGLAFGSLDPAMKLPEVIYMLGLSLFIYAIGLSGGPTFMASFKRQGLRYNLLVIGVLTVCAAVAAVAGKLLHLKSTIAAGMFAGSLTSTPALAAILDTLKHNYSGSGLEDLLAEPVVGYSITYPMGVIGTVLAISLAQRLWRINFASEAKQLRDLGAPTEPLRNFTIRVTRAPVCCAKPLEDLRREQGWDVIFGRVKRAGQFQLATMEEKLAVGDLITVVGSSGEIERAAAYLGEKSVEEIDLDRSEFDFRRIFVSSPEVAGRRLKDLNLRKRFGAVITRVRRGDDDFLPNGDLVLELGDRVRVVTHHDNMKAVSRYLGDSYRAVSEVDILTFSGGLALGLLLGILPIPLPGGITFKFGFAGGPLVVALILGTIGHSGKMVWNLPYSANMTLRQIGMVLFLAGIGTRAGYSFLSTFTKGGGVLIFGTGIILTCLASLAALWIGYRLLKIPMTLLIGIIAGMQTQTAVLGYALDQTRNDLPNIGFASVYPAATIYKIICVQVLLAVLE, from the coding sequence ATGACCAAAATCCTCATCGATAATCCACTGTTGCTCCTTTTCCTCGTGGCTGGAATCGGCTATCCACTGGGGCGGATAAAAATACGCGGCAGCAGCTTCGGCGTGGCGGCAGTGCTTTTCGTCGGCCTGGCCTTTGGTTCCCTCGATCCCGCCATGAAACTGCCGGAAGTCATTTACATGCTGGGATTGAGCCTGTTCATCTATGCCATCGGCCTGAGCGGCGGCCCCACCTTCATGGCGTCATTCAAGCGTCAGGGACTTCGCTACAACCTGCTGGTGATCGGTGTTCTGACGGTCTGTGCCGCAGTGGCGGCGGTGGCAGGCAAATTACTGCACCTCAAGTCGACGATCGCAGCAGGGATGTTTGCCGGAAGCCTGACCAGTACGCCGGCTTTGGCGGCGATTCTCGATACGCTTAAGCACAACTACTCGGGCAGTGGCCTTGAAGATCTTCTGGCCGAGCCGGTTGTCGGCTACTCCATCACCTATCCCATGGGGGTCATCGGCACCGTCCTTGCCATCAGCCTGGCCCAGCGCCTGTGGCGGATCAATTTCGCCAGCGAGGCCAAGCAGCTGCGCGATCTGGGCGCACCCACCGAACCGTTGCGAAATTTCACCATTCGCGTGACCCGGGCTCCCGTCTGTTGCGCCAAGCCATTGGAGGACCTGCGTCGGGAGCAGGGGTGGGACGTGATCTTCGGACGGGTGAAACGAGCCGGCCAGTTTCAATTGGCAACCATGGAAGAAAAGCTGGCCGTAGGAGACCTGATCACCGTGGTCGGTTCTTCCGGGGAGATAGAGCGGGCCGCCGCCTACCTGGGGGAAAAGAGCGTGGAAGAGATCGATCTGGACCGAAGCGAATTCGATTTTCGCCGTATTTTCGTCTCCAGCCCGGAGGTGGCAGGGCGCCGCCTCAAGGATCTCAACCTGCGCAAGAGGTTCGGCGCGGTCATCACCAGGGTTCGGCGCGGCGATGACGACTTTCTGCCCAATGGCGATCTGGTGCTGGAACTGGGGGACCGGGTCAGGGTGGTGACCCACCACGACAACATGAAGGCGGTGTCAAGATACCTTGGGGATTCATATCGCGCCGTCAGCGAGGTGGATATCCTCACCTTCAGCGGAGGCCTGGCACTGGGGCTCCTGCTGGGCATTCTGCCGATCCCGCTTCCCGGCGGCATCACCTTCAAGTTCGGTTTTGCCGGAGGGCCGCTGGTGGTGGCGCTGATCCTGGGGACCATCGGCCACAGCGGCAAGATGGTCTGGAACCTCCCCTACAGCGCCAATATGACCTTGCGTCAGATCGGCATGGTGCTCTTTCTGGCCGGCATAGGCACCCGCGCCGGGTACAGTTTTCTCTCCACCTTCACCAAGGGTGGTGGCGTGCTGATCTTCGGTACCGGCATCATCCTGACCTGTCTTGCTTCACTGGCAGCGCTCTGGATCGGCTACCGCCTGCTGAAGATTCCCATGACCCTTCTGATCGGTATAATCGCGGGAATGCAGACCCAGACCGCGGTTCTCGGCTATGCCCTGGATCAGACCCGCAATGATCTGCCCAACATCGGCTTTGCGTCGGTCTACCCGGCGGCGACCATCTACAAGATTATCTGCGTTCAGGTGCTGCTGGCAGTGCTGGAGTGA
- a CDS encoding alpha/beta hydrolase family protein, which produces MNSRPVSIGHILPIIVMAMALTGCNPVRDYEAAKLLVDIAAGAKEAPSGDAAEPRRLARNFQVKGVRYHADLYLAGQKPLAAMLLLPGAAEKGKDDPRLQALAMSMARARFAVLVPDLQGFRSLQIGSRDTEDVTRCFYWLATQQDLAPNGRAGLCGISYACGPAVLAALDPLIAQRVRFIMTIGGYYDLVRVLTFFTTGYFQKEGTWQYREPNHYGKWVFVLSNIRRLSLATDRQLFARMAARKLDDPGAAVGDLADGLSPEGRNFFNFIENRDRTRVTALIGRLPLSIRQEITRLNIAGYDMGRLKAQMIILHGYDDDIIPYTESVALAENISRGQGSLYLVQGLMHVNLKPRISDTIKLWRALSRLLRVSRQ; this is translated from the coding sequence ATGAATTCAAGACCTGTCAGCATCGGGCATATATTGCCCATCATTGTCATGGCCATGGCTCTGACCGGCTGTAATCCGGTAAGAGATTACGAGGCGGCAAAACTATTGGTGGATATTGCTGCCGGAGCAAAGGAAGCCCCAAGTGGGGATGCAGCCGAGCCACGGCGTTTGGCAAGGAATTTTCAAGTAAAAGGAGTACGTTATCATGCCGACCTGTACCTTGCCGGTCAAAAGCCGCTGGCGGCGATGTTGCTGCTTCCGGGGGCTGCGGAGAAAGGCAAGGACGACCCGCGACTGCAGGCTTTGGCCATGAGCATGGCCCGTGCACGTTTTGCCGTGCTGGTGCCGGACCTGCAGGGATTCCGTTCGCTGCAGATCGGTTCCAGGGACACTGAAGATGTGACGCGGTGTTTTTATTGGCTGGCCACGCAGCAGGATTTGGCGCCAAACGGGCGTGCCGGTCTTTGTGGCATCAGCTATGCCTGCGGACCGGCCGTACTCGCGGCACTCGATCCTCTCATTGCCCAACGGGTACGATTCATCATGACCATCGGCGGTTATTACGACCTGGTCCGGGTGCTCACCTTCTTTACCACCGGCTATTTTCAGAAGGAGGGTACATGGCAGTACCGGGAACCCAATCACTATGGCAAATGGGTATTTGTCCTGAGCAACATCAGGCGGCTCAGTTTGGCCACAGATCGCCAACTCTTTGCCAGGATGGCTGCCAGAAAGCTTGATGATCCGGGTGCCGCCGTTGGCGACTTGGCAGATGGGCTGTCACCTGAGGGGCGAAATTTCTTCAATTTCATCGAGAACAGGGACCGGACCAGGGTGACGGCCCTCATCGGTCGGTTGCCGCTCTCCATCCGCCAGGAGATCACACGGCTGAATATCGCCGGTTACGATATGGGCCGCCTGAAGGCGCAGATGATCATCCTTCACGGCTATGATGATGATATCATTCCCTATACGGAGAGCGTCGCCCTTGCCGAGAATATCTCTCGCGGCCAGGGAAGCCTTTATCTGGTCCAGGGCCTGATGCATGTCAATTTAAAACCACGTATTAGCGACACTATTAAGCTGTGGAGAGCGCTGTCACGGCTTTTGCGGGTATCGAGGCAATAA
- a CDS encoding ATP-dependent 6-phosphofructokinase, which translates to MKRIAVLTSGGDAPGMNAAIRAIVRTGLDKGWEMFGVHNGYAGLISGEIMPLGARDVGGIIQKGGTMLGSARCREFETEEGRRKALTQMEQQGIGGLIVIGGNGSQTGAYELSRMGFPVVGVASTIDNDLYGSDITIGVQTAMDVALEAIDRLKVTASSHHRAFLLEVMGRKCGYLALMAGIAGGAEAIMIPEQKTDPEVVAADLRAAYDNGKAHAIIVVAEGAQNNADGMAQYFQIHRERLGFELRVTKLGHVQRGGSPGSFDRILGTQLGAAATESLEKGNKGVLMGMIKGEITATPLDVVVENKKDLDLRLLELAKVLAK; encoded by the coding sequence ATGAAACGTATTGCCGTACTCACCAGCGGCGGCGACGCCCCTGGCATGAACGCCGCCATTCGTGCCATCGTCAGGACGGGACTTGACAAGGGTTGGGAGATGTTTGGCGTTCATAACGGCTATGCCGGCTTGATCAGCGGCGAGATAATGCCATTGGGCGCGCGGGATGTGGGAGGCATCATCCAGAAGGGTGGCACCATGCTCGGTAGCGCCCGCTGCCGCGAATTCGAGACCGAGGAAGGTCGCCGGAAAGCCTTGACCCAGATGGAGCAGCAGGGAATCGGCGGCCTGATCGTCATTGGCGGAAACGGCTCCCAGACCGGCGCCTATGAGCTGTCCCGGATGGGGTTCCCGGTGGTGGGAGTCGCCTCGACCATCGACAACGATCTTTACGGTTCGGACATTACCATCGGCGTCCAGACCGCCATGGATGTGGCACTTGAAGCAATCGACCGGCTCAAGGTTACCGCCTCCTCCCACCATCGGGCTTTTCTTCTTGAGGTCATGGGGCGCAAATGCGGATACCTGGCATTGATGGCAGGCATTGCCGGCGGCGCCGAGGCGATCATGATCCCCGAACAGAAGACCGACCCGGAGGTTGTTGCTGCCGATCTGCGAGCTGCCTATGACAACGGCAAGGCCCATGCCATTATCGTTGTTGCCGAAGGTGCACAGAACAACGCCGACGGCATGGCCCAGTACTTTCAGATCCATCGGGAACGGCTCGGTTTCGAGCTCAGGGTTACCAAGCTCGGCCATGTGCAACGGGGGGGCTCGCCGGGCTCCTTCGACCGCATCCTCGGCACCCAGCTCGGTGCAGCCGCCACCGAAAGTCTGGAGAAAGGCAACAAGGGGGTCCTGATGGGGATGATTAAGGGAGAAATCACCGCCACTCCGCTTGATGTGGTGGTCGAGAACAAAAAAGACCTTGACTTGCGTTTGCTGGAATTGGCAAAAGTCCTGGCAAAATGA
- a CDS encoding YtxH domain-containing protein, producing MAQKDTMADALMLVGGGIVGAGLALLLAPKTGKDTRKDIVRMARTVGSKTDKVVHEFADNVSELADTIGEKASSILSSEVDLAPESKKELLAAIERGQVKLEKQRQRLARLIG from the coding sequence ATGGCACAGAAAGATACCATGGCAGATGCTCTGATGCTCGTCGGTGGCGGTATTGTAGGCGCCGGGTTGGCCTTGTTGCTCGCTCCCAAGACAGGAAAGGATACCCGCAAGGACATTGTCCGCATGGCGAGAACCGTCGGCAGTAAAACGGACAAGGTCGTCCATGAGTTTGCCGACAATGTTTCCGAGCTGGCCGACACCATCGGCGAAAAGGCCTCCAGCATACTCAGCAGTGAAGTGGACTTGGCTCCGGAATCGAAAAAAGAGCTTTTGGCAGCCATAGAAAGGGGGCAGGTCAAGCTGGAGAAACAGCGGCAGAGACTGGCGCGGTTGATCGGCTGA
- a CDS encoding DUF2844 domain-containing protein, protein MPSHFFLLGGIVFLAAQFLAVQPANAVLGEPATSIASDKESLGGLRIAKSAGDGFEVQEIQSEATSVREYISPDGIVFAIAWNGLVHPDLTHLLGSYASEYQQALKEVPRKPGRQSLQVTSSRVIVEKWGHMRNLQGRAYAPDLLPAGVTINEIR, encoded by the coding sequence ATGCCCAGTCACTTTTTTCTCTTGGGAGGAATTGTTTTCCTGGCGGCGCAATTCTTAGCTGTTCAGCCGGCAAATGCCGTTTTGGGGGAACCAGCCACTTCCATTGCATCGGATAAAGAGTCTCTCGGGGGCTTGCGGATTGCCAAGTCAGCCGGCGACGGCTTTGAGGTACAGGAGATACAGTCTGAAGCCACTTCGGTGCGGGAATACATCTCACCTGACGGAATTGTTTTTGCCATTGCCTGGAATGGCTTGGTCCATCCCGATCTTACCCATCTCCTCGGGTCCTACGCCTCTGAATATCAGCAGGCGTTGAAAGAGGTTCCCCGCAAGCCGGGGCGCCAAAGCCTGCAGGTAACCTCAAGCAGGGTCATCGTCGAAAAATGGGGCCATATGCGGAACCTGCAGGGACGCGCCTATGCACCTGATCTGTTGCCGGCGGGGGTGACCATCAATGAGATCCGATAA
- a CDS encoding DUF3443 family protein yields the protein MRSDNLLFRSMLMLILALAMGGCGDSGNSNAALAPKVLLSIAVTPSAHSLSTGQTQQFSATGTFSDGTSQDLTTAAAWSSTDAAVATINNAGLATAVAAGSTAITATSGDVKGSTTLTVTSAAGVAGATERNVMPVTVNGSLCSANSYPNKPCVAVTVCIPGTTTCTTINDILLDTGSFGLRLFKQPLGLELPAAPGASGELAECIQFADGTSEWGPIRMASVTLGNEPAINIPIHVFDTSFGTRSTACLDADPDPATAGFNGILGVGLFPQDCGSRCANAAANGMYFSCNGTSCIGTTVAVADQVKNPVAFLPQDNNGILVRFPAVSATGAPSVDGSLIFGIGTQPNNTPTAVKTFAVNQFGEITTVFNGVSNGSFIDSGSNGLFFPQPAQPPLPPCPSPFAAWYCPPEELPLSATVIAAAGVPTAEIPFRVGNFLNLTATGNRVFNNIGGPSHGNIFDWGFPFFLGRDVFIGIEGKGTNLGNGPFWAF from the coding sequence ATGAGATCCGATAACCTGCTCTTTCGCTCCATGCTGATGCTTATTCTCGCTCTGGCCATGGGTGGCTGCGGCGACAGCGGAAACAGCAACGCAGCACTAGCGCCGAAAGTTCTCCTCTCCATCGCCGTCACACCATCGGCGCATTCCCTGAGTACGGGACAGACCCAGCAGTTCTCAGCTACCGGCACCTTTTCCGACGGCACGTCCCAGGATCTCACTACTGCGGCCGCATGGTCATCCACAGATGCGGCTGTGGCAACAATAAACAACGCCGGTCTTGCCACAGCAGTCGCTGCCGGGTCTACGGCCATTACCGCAACATCCGGCGACGTCAAAGGCTCGACCACTCTCACTGTAACCTCCGCGGCCGGGGTAGCCGGGGCCACCGAGCGCAATGTCATGCCAGTCACCGTCAACGGCTCGCTCTGTTCGGCCAACTCCTATCCCAACAAACCGTGCGTCGCCGTTACGGTCTGCATCCCCGGCACTACCACCTGTACGACTATCAATGATATCCTGCTGGATACTGGAAGTTTCGGCTTGCGTCTTTTCAAGCAACCCTTGGGGCTCGAATTGCCCGCCGCACCAGGTGCCTCGGGTGAATTGGCCGAATGCATCCAATTTGCCGACGGCACCTCGGAGTGGGGTCCCATCCGCATGGCCAGCGTCACCCTCGGCAACGAGCCGGCAATCAATATCCCGATCCATGTCTTTGATACCTCCTTTGGCACACGTTCCACCGCCTGTCTCGATGCCGATCCCGATCCGGCTACAGCCGGGTTCAATGGCATACTCGGGGTCGGGCTGTTCCCGCAGGACTGCGGAAGCAGATGCGCCAACGCTGCCGCCAACGGCATGTATTTTTCCTGCAACGGCACTTCCTGCATCGGCACTACCGTGGCCGTTGCCGACCAGGTGAAGAATCCGGTCGCCTTCCTCCCCCAGGACAATAACGGCATACTCGTCCGGTTTCCCGCCGTTTCCGCAACAGGGGCACCGTCGGTAGACGGCAGTCTCATCTTCGGCATCGGCACTCAACCAAACAATACACCGACGGCAGTCAAGACCTTTGCCGTCAACCAGTTCGGGGAAATAACCACCGTCTTCAATGGAGTCTCGAACGGCAGCTTCATCGACAGCGGCTCCAATGGACTCTTTTTCCCCCAGCCGGCCCAGCCGCCGCTTCCCCCGTGCCCTTCCCCCTTTGCCGCCTGGTACTGTCCACCAGAGGAACTGCCCCTTTCCGCCACGGTCATTGCGGCGGCCGGCGTCCCGACGGCAGAGATCCCGTTCCGGGTCGGCAATTTCCTCAATCTCACCGCCACAGGAAACAGGGTTTTCAATAATATCGGCGGCCCCTCCCATGGCAACATCTTCGACTGGGGCTTCCCCTTCTTCCTGGGCAGGGATGTCTTCATCGGCATCGAAGGAAAAGGGACCAATCTAGGTAACGGACCCTTCTGGGCATTTTGA